The following proteins are co-located in the Festucalex cinctus isolate MCC-2025b chromosome 15, RoL_Fcin_1.0, whole genome shotgun sequence genome:
- the ptger4b gene encoding prostaglandin E receptor 4 (subtype EP4) b encodes MNATASSASSFQSPAIPVVMFLFGVVGNVTAIVVLRISRKEQKETTFYTLVCGLAVTDLLGTLLASPVTIATYARGGAWPGAEPLCQYSGFVLLFFFLAQLCILCAMSVERYLAINHAYLYNRYVNQRLAALALLTIYVSNAGLCALPGLGLGEVKLQRPGTWCFIDWHGGDNRTSATAAFNLAYAGVNAAVVLATVACNVLVCGALILMHRRFVRRTSLGAERSGSGSGSGSRRPPERARAQLARRSSLRRLAGAEIQMVILLIATSAVVLVCSIPLVLRIFVNQLWSDHQEESTGLNKDLLAIRMASINPILDPWVYILLRKTVVLTLVEKIKCLFCKMGRGRPGAHGGGGGSSGGRFRCAGVRLVSSSSVVSRDSPSLDSRGRRGSACVSHVFLYPAEGGTGSFREGADVGRVLQTPRGSRGTRTSDPRWPVEGAKPALQVSLTDGTANVQERCI; translated from the exons ATGAACGCCACcgcctcctccgcctcctccttccAGTCGCCCGCCATCCCGGTGGTCATGTTCCTGTTCGGCGTGGTGGGCAACGTGACGGCCATCGTGGTGCTGCGCATCTCCCGCAAGGAGCAGAAGGAGACCACCTTCTACACGCTGGTGTGCGGCCTGGCCGTCACCGACCTGCTGGGCACGCTGCTGGCCAGCCCGGTCACCATCGCCACGTACGCCCGCGGCGGCGCCTGGCCGGGCGCCGAGCCGCTGTGCCAGTACTCGGGCTTCGTcctgctcttcttcttcctggcgCAGCTGTGCATCCTGTGCGCCATGTCGGTGGAGCGCTACCTGGCCATCAACCACGCCTACCTGTACAACCGCTACGTCAACCAGCGGCTGGCGGCGCTGGCGCTGCTCACCATCTACGTCAGCAACGCCGGCCTGTGCGCGCTGCCGGGCCTGGGCCTGGGCGAGGTCAAGCTGCAGCGGCCGGGCACCTGGTGCTTCATCGACTGGCACGGCGGCGACAACCGGACGTCGGCCACCGCCGCCTTCAACCTGGCCTACGCCGGCGTCAACGCGGCCGTGGTGCTGGCCACGGTGGCGTGCAACGTGCTGGTGTGCGGCGCGCTCATCCTCATGCACCGCCGCTTCGTCCGGCGCACGTCGCTGGGGGCCGAGCGGAGCGGGAGCGGGAGCGGGAGCGGGAGCAGGCGGCCGCCCGAGCGCGCCCGGGCGCAGCTGGCTCGCCGCTCCAGCCTGCGGCGGCTGGCCGGCGCCGAGATCCAGATGGTCATCCTGCTCATCGCCACCTCGGCCGTGGTGCTCGTTTGCTCCATCCCTTTGGTG CTGCGGATCTTTGTCAACCAGCTGTGGAGCGACCACCAGGAAGAGTCGACGGGTCTCAACAAAGACCTTCTGGCCATCCGCATGGCCTCCATCAACCCCATCCTGGACCCGTGGGTGTACATCCTGCTCCGGAAGACGGTGGTCCTCACGCTCGTGGAGAAGATCAAATGTCTGTTCTGCAAGATGGGACGCGGCCGGCCGGGGGcccacggcggcggcggcggaagcAGCGGCGGCCGCTTCCGCTGCGCCGGCGTCCGCCTCGTGTCCTCGTCCTCCGTCGTGTCGCGCGACTCGCCGTCGCTGGATTCGCGGGGCCGCCGGGGGTCGGCGTGCGTCTCGCACGTTTTCCTGTACCCGGCCGAGGGTGGGACGGGTTCCTTTCGGGAGGGGGCCGACGTGGGACGCGTGTTACAGACCCCGAGGGGGTCGAGGGGGACTCGGACGTCGGACCCGAGGTGGCCCGTGGAGGGCGCCAAGCCGGCTTTGCAGGTGTCGCTTACGGACGGCACGGCGAACGTCCAGGAGAGATGCATTTAA
- the ttc33 gene encoding tetratricopeptide repeat protein 33 produces the protein MATFGWKRKAGEKVSKSAALQFAEADDDDAAAAADRQRRDGDGQVDWQQAVKRRREILLEDCAAKSKTLKEEGAVLAQQNRHREAVKKWDEAIQLTPDDPLLHEMKAQVLTTLREVFPAVKAAETAVKLRPVWWEGWQTLGRAQLSMGEVELALRSFQVAVHLRPWERALWQDDLAWAQTLRRQKAAAGDNLRRREEEAPDRRLPDAPELHADFDFESDEVVAACEAVARRQPRGGRRPLGPGALVVDAAGNVLESGEGASGDAAEPSHEDFVKVRRL, from the exons ATGGCGACCTTTGGCTGGAAGAGGAAAGCGGGCGAGAAGGTCTCCAAGTCTGCGGCTCTACAGTTCGCGGAGgcggacgacgacgacgcggcggcggcggcggaccgGCAGCGGCGCGACGGCGACGGCCAAGTGGACTGGCAGCAGGCCGTCAAGCGCCGCCGGGAGATCCTGCTGGAGGACTGCGCCGCCAAGAGCAAGACGCTGAAGGAGGAGGGTGCCGTGCTGGCCCAACAAAACAG gcACAGAGAAGCCGTGAAGAAGTGGGACGAGGCCATTCAGCTGACTCCGGACGACCCGCTGCTGCACGAGATGAAGGCCCAG GTGCTGACGACCCTGCGGGAGGTCTTCCCGGCCGTCAAGGCGGCGGAGACGGCGGTCAAGCTGCGGCCGGTGTGGTGGGAGGGCTGGCAGACTCTGGGCCGCGCCCAGCTGAGCATGGGGGAGGTCGAGCTG GCGCTGCGGTCCTTCCAGGTGGCCGTCCACCTGCGCCCGTGGGAGCGCGCCCTGTGGCAGGACGACCTGGCGTGGGCGCAGACGCTACGCCGGCAGAAGGCGGCCGCCGGGGACAACCTCCGGCGTCGGGAGGAGGAGGCGCCCGACCGGCGGCTCCCGGACGCCCCGGAGCTCCACGCCGACTTTGACTTTGAGTCGGACGAGGTCGTGGCGGCGTGCGAAGCCGTCGCCCGGCGCCAGCCGCGCGGCGGCCGCCGCCCCCTCGGCCCGGGCGCCCTGGTGGTGGACGCCGCGGGGAACGTGCTGGAATCGGGGGAGGGCGCGTCGGGGGACGCGGCGGAACCCTCGCACGAAGACTTTGTCAAAGTGAGAAGACTCTGA
- the zmat5 gene encoding zinc finger matrin-type protein 5 isoform X3 produces the protein MGPFERQVIATSIMGKRYYCDYCERSFQDNMHNRKKHLFGVQHQRAKKAWFDHFRGYAEILKDEQAKKPCRKYLQRGICDFGPSCRFSHMSEAEMFNLQRKVQDERRRSEDPSEAEPSAEAWLSTRESRRRSGRVSKGAQDEREEEDERTQGDVPPQIFSIPDLPPSLVPPPPGGWKVHSNVQWG, from the exons ATG GGGCCGTTTGAAAGGCAAGTGATTGCCACCTCCATCATGGGGAAAAGATACTACTGCGACTACTGCGAGCGCTCTTTCCAGGACAACATGCACAACAGGAAAAAGCATCTATTCGGTGTGCAGCACCAACGAGCTAAAAAGGCCTGGTTTGACCATTTCAGAG gcTACGCAGAGATTTTAAAAGACGAGCAAGCAAAGAAACCTTGCAGGAAGTACCTCCAAAGAG GCATTTGCGATTTTGGCCCCAGCTGCAGATTTTCACACATGTCCGAGGCTGAGATGttcaatttacaaagaaaggtgCAAG ATGAGAGACGGCGCTCGGAGGACCCGAGCGAGGCCGAGCCCAGCGCGGAGGCGTGGCTGTCCACCAGGGAGAGCAGGAGAAGAAGCGGCCGGGTCAGCAAAGG GGCGCAAGACGagcgggaggaggaggacgagcgGACGCAGGGCGACGTCCCGCCGCAGATCTTCTCCATTCCGGACCTGCCGCCATCGCTGGTGCCGCCTCCCCCCGGCGGCTGGAAGGTACACAGCAACGTGCAATGGGGATGA
- the zmat5 gene encoding zinc finger matrin-type protein 5 isoform X1 → MALKILIESGANGLCQRHLSESHCACVKLTSASRRINLTRPLLFIYCPFKLTHYFLLKRVFGEFYVIQGPFERQVIATSIMGKRYYCDYCERSFQDNMHNRKKHLFGVQHQRAKKAWFDHFRGYAEILKDEQAKKPCRKYLQRGICDFGPSCRFSHMSEAEMFNLQRKVQDERRRSEDPSEAEPSAEAWLSTRESRRRSGRVSKGAQDEREEEDERTQGDVPPQIFSIPDLPPSLVPPPPGGWKVHSNVQWG, encoded by the exons ATGGCCTTAAAAATATTGATCGAATCAGGAGCAAACGGGCTTTGCCAGCGCCATCTTAGTGAGAGTCATTGCGCGTGCGTAAAACTCACTTCCGCTTCCAGACGTATAAACCTCACACGGCCACTGTTGTTTATCTATTGTCCATTCAAACTAACACATTATTTTTTGCTAAAACGCGTTTTCGGGGAG TTCTATGTGATCCAGGGGCCGTTTGAAAGGCAAGTGATTGCCACCTCCATCATGGGGAAAAGATACTACTGCGACTACTGCGAGCGCTCTTTCCAGGACAACATGCACAACAGGAAAAAGCATCTATTCGGTGTGCAGCACCAACGAGCTAAAAAGGCCTGGTTTGACCATTTCAGAG gcTACGCAGAGATTTTAAAAGACGAGCAAGCAAAGAAACCTTGCAGGAAGTACCTCCAAAGAG GCATTTGCGATTTTGGCCCCAGCTGCAGATTTTCACACATGTCCGAGGCTGAGATGttcaatttacaaagaaaggtgCAAG ATGAGAGACGGCGCTCGGAGGACCCGAGCGAGGCCGAGCCCAGCGCGGAGGCGTGGCTGTCCACCAGGGAGAGCAGGAGAAGAAGCGGCCGGGTCAGCAAAGG GGCGCAAGACGagcgggaggaggaggacgagcgGACGCAGGGCGACGTCCCGCCGCAGATCTTCTCCATTCCGGACCTGCCGCCATCGCTGGTGCCGCCTCCCCCCGGCGGCTGGAAGGTACACAGCAACGTGCAATGGGGATGA
- the zmat5 gene encoding zinc finger matrin-type protein 5 isoform X2, which produces MALKILIESGANGLCQRHLSESHCACVKLTSASRRINLTRPLLFIYCPFKLTHYFLLKRVFGEGPFERQVIATSIMGKRYYCDYCERSFQDNMHNRKKHLFGVQHQRAKKAWFDHFRGYAEILKDEQAKKPCRKYLQRGICDFGPSCRFSHMSEAEMFNLQRKVQDERRRSEDPSEAEPSAEAWLSTRESRRRSGRVSKGAQDEREEEDERTQGDVPPQIFSIPDLPPSLVPPPPGGWKVHSNVQWG; this is translated from the exons ATGGCCTTAAAAATATTGATCGAATCAGGAGCAAACGGGCTTTGCCAGCGCCATCTTAGTGAGAGTCATTGCGCGTGCGTAAAACTCACTTCCGCTTCCAGACGTATAAACCTCACACGGCCACTGTTGTTTATCTATTGTCCATTCAAACTAACACATTATTTTTTGCTAAAACGCGTTTTCGGGGAG GGGCCGTTTGAAAGGCAAGTGATTGCCACCTCCATCATGGGGAAAAGATACTACTGCGACTACTGCGAGCGCTCTTTCCAGGACAACATGCACAACAGGAAAAAGCATCTATTCGGTGTGCAGCACCAACGAGCTAAAAAGGCCTGGTTTGACCATTTCAGAG gcTACGCAGAGATTTTAAAAGACGAGCAAGCAAAGAAACCTTGCAGGAAGTACCTCCAAAGAG GCATTTGCGATTTTGGCCCCAGCTGCAGATTTTCACACATGTCCGAGGCTGAGATGttcaatttacaaagaaaggtgCAAG ATGAGAGACGGCGCTCGGAGGACCCGAGCGAGGCCGAGCCCAGCGCGGAGGCGTGGCTGTCCACCAGGGAGAGCAGGAGAAGAAGCGGCCGGGTCAGCAAAGG GGCGCAAGACGagcgggaggaggaggacgagcgGACGCAGGGCGACGTCCCGCCGCAGATCTTCTCCATTCCGGACCTGCCGCCATCGCTGGTGCCGCCTCCCCCCGGCGGCTGGAAGGTACACAGCAACGTGCAATGGGGATGA
- the zmat5 gene encoding zinc finger matrin-type protein 5 isoform X4 — translation MGKRYYCDYCERSFQDNMHNRKKHLFGVQHQRAKKAWFDHFRGYAEILKDEQAKKPCRKYLQRGICDFGPSCRFSHMSEAEMFNLQRKVQDERRRSEDPSEAEPSAEAWLSTRESRRRSGRVSKGAQDEREEEDERTQGDVPPQIFSIPDLPPSLVPPPPGGWKVHSNVQWG, via the exons ATGGGGAAAAGATACTACTGCGACTACTGCGAGCGCTCTTTCCAGGACAACATGCACAACAGGAAAAAGCATCTATTCGGTGTGCAGCACCAACGAGCTAAAAAGGCCTGGTTTGACCATTTCAGAG gcTACGCAGAGATTTTAAAAGACGAGCAAGCAAAGAAACCTTGCAGGAAGTACCTCCAAAGAG GCATTTGCGATTTTGGCCCCAGCTGCAGATTTTCACACATGTCCGAGGCTGAGATGttcaatttacaaagaaaggtgCAAG ATGAGAGACGGCGCTCGGAGGACCCGAGCGAGGCCGAGCCCAGCGCGGAGGCGTGGCTGTCCACCAGGGAGAGCAGGAGAAGAAGCGGCCGGGTCAGCAAAGG GGCGCAAGACGagcgggaggaggaggacgagcgGACGCAGGGCGACGTCCCGCCGCAGATCTTCTCCATTCCGGACCTGCCGCCATCGCTGGTGCCGCCTCCCCCCGGCGGCTGGAAGGTACACAGCAACGTGCAATGGGGATGA